A single region of the Vicia villosa cultivar HV-30 ecotype Madison, WI linkage group LG4, Vvil1.0, whole genome shotgun sequence genome encodes:
- the LOC131598644 gene encoding putative disease resistance RPP13-like protein 1 gives MVLKNLDVTLKILQSVLDDAEENQITNPAVKKWLNMLHDVVYEAEDLIDEINTEHLRRRVEADQVLQKFSSFLKRFNKDINSKVPKLFEKLQHLGIQNPGLKKDNSNSVWNVTPTNSVVEDESAIYGRDDERKILKELLLSEDGGSKIGVIFIVGMGGLGKTTLAKLLYNDHDVRHKFMVSGWAHIPPDLDIFTVTKTILESLTSKRYETDGLKILRAQLQQTLSAKKFLLVLDDIWYGRYVGWNNLNDIFNHAKVGNIWSLLARHAFVEGNYQQHPSLEIIGTEIAKRCGGLPLAAVELGGILRTKLSENDWSDVLNNCMWELTNDKGQPTLLSSYQYLPGPLKRCFAYCSIFPKNSILEKNMLVQLWIAEGLIPYPKGQKTWEEVAEEYFDKLVSMSLIHQCSNDDDKRNFEMHELIHDLAMTVSFPHCFRLDKYRPDKRVRPLSYNREEYDKFDELHELKGLRTLLALPLQDSPVSYYSVSIKLLFDLLSTETHLHVLSLSHYQNITKLPNSIGTLIYLRYLNLSGTQIKRLSYEICKLYNLQTLLLSKCWELIELPKDIGKLVNLRHLDIRGTKLKEMPVQISTLENLRTLSDFIVSVKDVGLKIGDLGKYPYLRGGLSISQLENVTDPFHAFEANLKLKREVDDLELRWSYTAPLNSQIQSAVLEKLIPSTDLKGLIISGYGGDKLPNWLGYSIFSNMVRLSILECRNCSGLPSLGKLGNLKELFISKMQSVKSVDIEFFGRGSPSFQPFLSLKTLRFDHMDEWEEWELIGGSSPEFPSLTHLSLEYCPKLTGTIPCDLPRLTYLSMNLCPELRGMTLHNLPSLTELELTECPLLMETSPPFDVFSQLTICLSSLQKLTLKNIPSLTSFPNDGLPKPLRSLHIDYCENLEFISHESFHNYSSLEHLTISNSCNPMTSFTLCSLPVLQSLYIGGCKHLKSVLIAEDESQQKLLFLRTITIEFCNELESVSLSGFPIPNLTHLTVRQCEKLYALPRPMNKLESLHKLKIDGLPNLKPVSRDELPLSLLVLHG, from the exons ATGGTGTTGAAAAACCTAGATGTAACACTGAAAATCCTTCAATCAGTACTTGATGATGCTGAAGAGAATCAGATCACTAATCCTGCGGTCAAGAAGTGGCTGAATATGCTGCATGATGTTGTCTATGAAGCTGAAGATTTGATCGACGAAATCAATACTGAGCATTTAAGGCGCAGAGTTGAAGCTGATCAGGTTCTtcaaaagttttcttcttttttaaaaaGGTTTAATAAAGATATCAATTCTAAAGTGCCAAAGTTATTTGAAAAACTGCAACATTTGGGAATACAAAATCCTGGATTGAAAAAAGATAATTCCAACAGTGTTTGGAATGTAACTCCTACAAATTCTGTTGTGGAAGATGAATCTGCTATTTATGGCAGAGATGATGAAAGAAAGATACTTAAAGAGCTTCTGCTGTCGGAGGATGGTGGAAGTAAAATAGGAGTGATTTTCATTGTGGGTATGGGAGGATTAGGAAAAACAACACTGGCAAAACTCCTTTACAACGACCATGATGTTAGACATAAATTTATGGTGAGTGGGTGGGCACATATTCCACCGGATCTTGATATTTTCACCGTCACTAAAACCATTCTTGAGTCTCTCACGTCAAAAAGATATGAGACGGATGGCCTCAAGATTCTACGGGCGCAATTGCAACAAACCTTATCGGCTAAAAAGTTTTTGCTAGTGTTGGATGATATATGGTATGGAAGATATGTTGGTTGGAATAATCTCAATGATATTTTTAATCATGCGAAAGTAGGGA ATATTTGGTCTTTACTAGCAAGACATGCATTTGTAGAAGGAAACTACCAACAACATCCTAGTCTAGAAATAATTGGTACCGAAATTGCCAAAAGATGCGGTGGCTTACCATTAGCTGCAGTAGAATTGGGGGGTATTCTTCGCACCAAATTGTCAGAAAATGATTGGAGTGATGTATtaaacaattgtatgtgggagtTGACAAATGATAAGGGGCAGCCAACTCTGCTATCGAGCTATCAATATCTTCCGGGTCCTTTAAAAAGATGTTTTGCTTATTGTTCAATTTTTCCAAAGAACTCAATCTTAGAAAAAAATATGTTGGTTCAGTTATGGATTGCAGAAGGCCTAATACCTTATCCCAAAGGTCAGAAAACTTGGGAAGAAGTAGCAGAAGAATACTTTGATAAACTAGTGTCAATGTCTCTGATACATCAATGTTCCAATGATGATGACAAAAGAAACTTTGAAATGCATGAACTCATCCATGATTTGGCTATGACAGTTTCATTTCCACATTGCTTTAGGTTGGACAAATATAGGCCGGATAAAAGGGTGCGACCTTTGTCATACAACAGAGAGGAATACGATAAATTTGATGAATTGCATGAATTAAAAGGTCTACGGACACTTTTAGCCCTGCCATTGCAAGATTCACCGGTGTCTTACTATTCAGTGTCGATTAAGttactttttgatttgttgtcaACAGAGACACACTTGCACGTGTTGTCTCTTTCACACTACCAAAATATCACTAAGTTGCCCAACTCTATTGGAACTTTAATATACCTGCGATACTTGAATCTCTCTGGCACTCAGATTAAAAGATTGTCTTATGAAATATGCAAGCTTTACAATTTACAGACGTTGTTGTTGTCAAAATGTTGGGAACTCATTGAATTACCAAAGGACATAGGGAAATTGGTGAATCTACGTCACCTTGACATTAGAGGTACTAAACTGAAGGAAATGCCTGTACAAATATCCACACTAGAAAACCTACGGACATTGTCAGACTTTATAGTCAGCGTTAAGGATGTCGGATTAAAGATCGGAGATCTGGGAAAATATCCTTATCTACGGGGAGGCCTTTCCATCTCACAACTTGAAAATGTAACTGACCCATTCCATGCCTTTGAAGCAAatttgaagttgaaaagagaaGTTGACGACTTGGAACTTAGATGGTCTTACACTGCTCCTTTAAACTCACAAATACAAAGTGCTGTATTGGAAAAACTGATTCCGTCGACAGATTTGAAGGGTCTGATCATCTCCGGATATGGTGGAGACAAATTACCAAATTGGTTGGGCTATTCTATATTTAGCAACATGGTGAGATTGAGTATCTTAGAGTGTAGAAATTGTTCAGGGTTGCCATCCCTCGGAAAACTAGGAAATCTAAAAGAACTTTTTATTAGTAAGATGCAATCAGTTAAGAGTGTTGATATTGAGTTCTTTGGACGCGGGTCTCCTTCTTTTCAACCATTTCTCTCCTTGAAGACTCTGCGCTTTGACCATATGGACGAGTGGGAGGAATGGGAGCTAATTGGAGGTTCATCTCCAGAGTTTCCTAGTCTAACACACCTGTCTTTGGAATATTGTCCGAAACTCACAGGAACCATACCATGCGACCTTCCTAGGCTTACATATCTGTCTATGAATCTTTGTCCTGAACTCAGAGGGATGACACTCCACAACCTTCCTTCCCTTACTGAACTTGAGTTAACTGAGTGTCCTCTACTGATGGAGACAAGCCCTCCATTTGACGTATTCAGCCAGTTGACGATTTGTCTCAGTTCTCTTCAAAAATTGACTTTAAAAAACATTCCTTCTCTAACATCCTTTCCAAATGACGGTCTTCCCAAACCCTTACGTTCTCTCCATATCGATTACTGTGAGAATCTGGAGTTCATTTCTCATGAATCTTTTCACAATTACTCATCACTCGAGCATTTGACTATATCCAATAGTTGTAATCCAATGACTTCATTTACCTTGTGCTCTCTCCCAGTCCTCCAAAGTCTATATATTGGTGGCTGTAAACATTTAAAATCCGTATTAATTGCAGAAGATGAGTCACAGCAGAAACTCTTGTTTCTTAGAACCATCACAATAGAGTTTTGCAATGAACTAGAGTCGGTTTCCCTAAGTGGATTTCCCATTCCTAACCTCACTCATTTAACTGTGCGTCAGTGTGAGAAGCTTTATGCTCTACCTAGACCAATGAACAAACTAGAGAGCCTTCATAAGTTAAAAATTGATGGTCTTCCAAATCTGAAACCAGTTTCCAGAGATGAGTTGCCTCTCAGTTTACTTGTACTTCATGGATAA
- the LOC131596667 gene encoding uncharacterized protein LOC131596667 yields the protein MSSTENNTIKASSRVTWEGCSVVLDIDTKNGHRLDFARLTPAASLSHDHKNYSLKPLIGCPFGTVFQLDTSSDHAPFLSPFQPKGNNVNNIEEIKDDRESRDNRSLIDNNTAQTLTAEDIQHMRRQGAKGDDIVEAVIANSATFHKKTSFSQEKYIDKKQKKHAPRVLMRRPVARSICEAYIKKNLLKIGFLRVDTLSLLLSMANVSSNSDVLVVDMVGGLLTGAVAERLGGTGFVCNSYLGQTPHAMDIVNLFNLSDEIRKRIVRSSISDLLSPKESPQQNSKQDVGSVESQSIDQMSVSVSMEEASRLPENRISDLGAENTTFPVLKAHKAIKAGEKASQEILNSWKENGFSSLIIAALDLDTWTVVRDLLPLLSNSAPFAIYHQYLQPLATCMHNLQLEKLAIGLQITEPWLREYQVLPSRTHPHMKMSAFGGYILSGTKICSS from the exons ATGTCTTCAACTGAAAACAATACTATCAAAGCGAGTTCCAGAGTCACATGGGAAGGTTGCAGCGTCGTGCTTGATATTGATACAAAAAACGGTCACCGTCTCGACTTCGCTCGTCTCACCCCTGCAGCGTCACTCTCACATGATCATAAGAATTATTCATTGAAGCCATTGATTGGTTGCCCCTTCGGTACTGTTTTTCAACTTGACACTTCTTCCGACCACGCTCCTTTTCTATCGCCATTCCAACCCAAAG GTAATAATGTTAATAACATTGAAGAAATAAAAGATGATCGTGAGTCGAGGGACAACCGGTCATTGATCGACAATAATACTGCACAAACCCTCACTGCTGAAGATATACAACACATGAGAAG ACAGGGTGCCAAGGGTGATGACATAGTTGAAGCTGTCATTGCCAATAGTGCAACATTTCATAAGAAAACATCCTTCTCACAG GAGAAATATATagataagaagcagaagaaacatGCACCAAGGGTGCTCATGAGGCGTCCTGTTGCTCGAAG catATGTGAGGCCTATATCAAGAAGAATCTATTGAAAATTGG GTTCTTGAGGGTGGATACATTGTCCCTTCTACTTTCAATGGCTAATGTTTCTTCTAATTCTGACGTTCTTGTTGTTGATATGGTTGGTGGCCTTCTTACTGGTGCCGTGGCAGAACGTTTAGGAG GCACTGGTTTTGTATGCAACTCGTATCTTGGACAGACACCACATGCCATGGATATTGTGAATCTATTTAATTTAAGCGATGAAATCCGCAAGAG AATTGTAAGGTCTTCCATATCTGACTTGTTGTCGCCAAAGGAATCACCTCAACAAAACTCGAAACAAGATGTTGGCAGCGTGGAAAGCCAGTCAATT GATCAAATGAGTGTATCAGTCAGCATGGAGGAAGCATCTCGTTTACCAGAAAATAGAATTTCTGATCTTGGTGCTGAAAATACCACATTTCCTGTTCTAAAAGCTCACAAAGCTATCAAGGCTGGAGAAAAGGCGTCTCAAGAGATCCTTAACTCGTGGAAGGAAAATGGTTTTTCTAG CCTAATTATTGCTGCACTAGACTTGGATACTTGGACAGTGGTTAGAGACCTCTTACCACTTTTATCTAACTCTGCCCCATTTGCTATTTATCACCAATATCTTCAG CCTCTAGCAACTTGCATGCACAATCTGCAGCTTGAGAAACTGGCAATTGGATTGCAAATAACAGAACCGTGGCTCCGTGAATACCAG GTACTTCCATCAAGAACTCACCCGCATATGAAAATGAGTGCATTTGGAGGTTACATTCTCAGTGGAACTAAGATCTGCAGCAGCTGA
- the LOC131596668 gene encoding uncharacterized protein LOC131596668 — MTRAYTMKQKKRKNKEVSTKYDREEEEEEQIQPKKQAIQKEEPTTPVVAQTEENSELAGIPIAPSIEKNTEEPGVIFVLEKASLEVAKVGKTYQLLNSDDHANFLRKNKKNPADYRPDICHQALLSILDSPLNKAGRLKAVYIRTEKGVLIEVKNYVRIPRTFKRFAGVMLELLQKLSISAVGKRDKLLRTIKNPITQHLPPNSRKAGLSFSSDKLVNMKDYLSTIPSDQDLVFVVGAMAHGKVETDYTDDYIAVSGYPLSAAYCITRICNAIEGKWNIL; from the exons ATGACGCGGGCTTATACTATGAAGCAGAAGAAGCGAAAGAACAAGGAAGTGTCCACGAAGTACGAccgtgaagaagaggaagaagaacaaaTCCAACCAAAGAAACAAGCGATTCAGAAAGAAGAACCAACAACTCCAGTTGTTGCACAAACAGAGGAAAACAGTGAACTTGCAGGTATCCCAATTGCTCCTTCAATTGAGAAAAACACTGAGGAGCCAGGTGTTATTTTCGTTCTTGAAAAAGCTTCTTTGGAAGTCGCTAAAGTTGGAAAG ACTTATCAGCTTTTGAACTCGGATGATCATGCTAATTTCCTCcgcaaaaataaaaagaatcctGCTGATTACAGGCCTGACATTTGTCATCAG gCACTTCTATCAATTTTAGATAGCCCACTAAATAAAGCTGGGAGGTTGAAAGCGGTATACATAAGGACTGAAAAGGGCGTTCTTATAGAGGTTAAGAACTATGTTCGTATTCCAAGAACATTCAAACGGTTCGCTGGTGTCATGT TGGAACTGCTTCAAAAATTGAGTATATCTGCTGTTGGCAAGCGTGACAAACTTCTCCGCACGATAAAAAACCCCATAACCCAGCACTTGCCTCCCAACTCGCGAAAAGCAG gTTTATCTTTTAGTTCAGACAAGTTGGTAAACATGAAAGACTATTTATCAACAATTCCAAGCGATCAGGACCTTGTCTTTGTG GTAGGAGCAATGGCACATGGGAAAGTTGAGACAGATTACACAGATGATTATATAGCTG TTTCTGGTTACCCTTTAAGTGCTGCTTACTGTATTACAAGGATTTGTAATGCCATTGAAGGAAAGTGGAACATATTATGA